The Bradyrhizobium sp. LLZ17 genomic sequence CTGATAGGTCCAGCCGAGATCGCCGACCGGGCCGAGGTAAATAAAGCCCACCTTCAACTTGTCGTCGGCAGAGGCTGCACTGACGCTCCCGGCAAGCAAGAGTCCGGCAGCCAGCGCAAGAAGTGATTTCCTCATCATCAATCTCCAAACAGTCGGGGAAACTACGATCCGCAACACGCGCGCCCCATCGCACATGCCGCGGAATGAAAACCCTAGCGGTCGGGTACGAATACGGTGCCGAGCGCGGCCGGCGCGGTCGAGCCGCCGGTGCGCGCGCGGGAGAGCAGGACCAGGACGATCACGGTCGCAAGATAAGGCAGCGCCGACATGAACTGCGAGGGAATACCGACGCCCCAGCCCTGCGCGTGCAGTTGCAGGATCGTCACCGCGCCGAACAGGTAAGCGCCGACGACGAGCCGGCCCGGCCGCCAGGACGCGAACACCACCAGCGCCAGCGCGATCCAGCCGCGGCCCGCGGTCATGCCGGGAATGAAGAAGGGCGTATAGGCGAGCGGCAGGTAAGCGCCGGCAAGCCCAGCGCAGGCGCCGCCGAACATCACGGCGAAGGTGCGGATGCGCAGCACGGGATAGCCGAGCGCATGTGCGGAGATGTGGTTGTCGCCGCAGCGCGCAGGATCAATCCCGCCCGCGTGCGGTACAGGAACCACCAGACGGCCACGATCAGTGCGATGGAGAAATAGACGAAAGCGTCCTCGCCGAACAGCACGCGGCCGATCAGCGGGATATCGGTGAGACCCGGAATGTAAAGATGCACAGCCGGCGCGATGCGTTCGCCGACGAAGCCCGCGCCGATCAGGCCGGACAGTCCGATCCCGAGAATGGTCAGCGCCAAGCCCGTCGCGACCTGGTTGACGGCAAGCCCGAGCGCCATCAGTGCGAAGATCAGCGACATCAGCATTCCGGCGACCATGCCAAAGAGTGCGCCGATGAAGATCGAGCCGGTCAGCCACGCGCCGCCAAAACCGCAGGCCGCGCCGACGATCATCATGCCCTCGACGCCGAGGTTGAGCACGCCGGAGCGCTCGGTCACGAGCTCGCCGCTCGCTGCGATCAGGAGCGGTGTCGATGCGGCGAGCACCGCTAGGATGATGGCTTCAACCAGCTCCACGGGTCACCTGACGGCTCGGGAAAACCAGCTTGAAGCGGTAGAGGATGAGGGAGTCGCAGGCGAGCACGTAGAACAGCAGGATGCCCTGAAAAACCTTGGTGACATCCAACGGGATCTTCATTGCGATCTGCGCCTGCTCGCCGCCGATAAAGGTCAATGCGAGAAAAAGGCCTGCAATTAATATTCCAAGCGGGTTCAGCCGGCCGAGGAAGGCGACGATGATCGCGGTAAAACCGTAGCCCGGTGAGATGCCGGGCTGGAGATGCCCGACGGGACCTGCGACCTCGATGATGCCGGCGAGGCCCGCCAGCGCGCCGGAGACCGCGAAGGTGAGGATGATCAGCTGGTTGGCGTTGAAGCCGCCAAACCGTGCCGCACGCGGCGCGGCACCGACCACGCGGATCTCGAAACCCTTGATGGTCCGTCCAAGCAATATGGCTGCAGCCGCGACAACCAGCAGCGCGATGATGGAGCCGAGATGCAGCCGGCCGCCTTCGATCAGGAGCGGGACAGTGGCGACCGGATCGAACTCGGCCGTGGTAGGGAAGTTGAAGCCTTGCGGATCGCGCCAGGGGCCGCGCACCAGGTAGTCCAGAAAGAGATCCGCGACATAGACCAGCATTAGGCTGGTTAGGATTTCACTGGCGCCGAAC encodes the following:
- a CDS encoding ABC transporter permease, encoding MQLVLEKRAERSNTIALVSPLIAIGLTIVTMTVLFAILGKNPLLALQAYFIAPLTDSYSLQEIAVKATPLVMIAIGLSLCYLANAWNIGAEGQFLIGAVAGSWIAVKTQGTDAGVWVLPAMFVLAAAGGALYALIPAICKVKFGASEILTSLMLVYVADLFLDYLVRGPWRDPQGFNFPTTAEFDPVATVPLLIEGGRLHLGSIIALLVVAAAAILLGRTIKGFEIRVVGAAPRAARFGGFNANQLIILTFAVSGALAGLAGIIEVAGPVGHLQPGISPGYGFTAIIVAFLGRLNPLGILIAGLFLALTFIGGEQAQIAMKIPLDVTKVFQGILLFYVLACDSLILYRFKLVFPSRQVTRGAG